The Drosophila teissieri strain GT53w chromosome X, Prin_Dtei_1.1, whole genome shotgun sequence genome has a segment encoding these proteins:
- the LOC122624563 gene encoding cholecystokinin receptor type A produces MFNYEEGSNAEQASMAAAAAYRALLDYYANAPSAAGHIVSLNVGPYNGTGHGGSASLAGNATTSYADNMASYMDTEPSDLVTEMAFALGTSSSFGASSTSSPSTAPASSSSSSSSSSTTGMPVWLIPSYSIILLFAVLGNLLVISTLVQNRRMRTITNVFLLNLAISDMLLGVLCMPVTLVGTLLRNFIFGEFLCKLFQFSQAASVAVSSWTLVAISCERYYAICHPLRSRSWQTISHAYKIIGFIWLGGILCMTPIAVFSQLIPTSRPGYCKCREFWPDQGYELFYNILLDFLLLVLPLLVLCVAYILITRTLYVGMAKDSGRILLQQSHPAVSAATTGGSGAPNPGTSSSSNCILVLTATAAVYNENSNNNNGNSEGSAGGGSTNMATTSLTTRSAAPTVITTTTTTTVTLAKTSSPSIRVHDAALRRSNEAKTLESKKRVVKMLFVLVLEFFICWTPLYVINTLVMLIGPVVYEYVDYTAISFLQLLAYSSSCCNPITYCFMNASFRRAFVDTFKGLPWRRGGGGAGAAGVGGLSASQAGAGQAGGGYASANTNISLNPGLAMGMGTWRSRSRHEFLNAVVTTNSGAANSPQL; encoded by the exons ATGTTCAACTACGAGGAGGGCAGCAATGCGGAGCAGGCGTCCATGGCTGCAGCGGCTGCCTATCGGGCACTGCTCGACTACTATGCCAATGCGCCCAGTGCGGCGGGTCACATAGTCTCGCTCAACGTGGGCCCATACAATGGAACTGGCCACGGAGGCAGTGCCTCCTTGGCGGGCAATGCGACAACCAGCTATGCCGACAATATGGCCAGCTATATGGACACCGAGCCCAGTGACTTGGTCACCGAAATGGCCTTCGCCCTGGGCACCAGTTCCAGTTTCGGTGCCAGTTCCACTTCAAGTCCCAGCACCGCTCCCgcttccagctccagctccagctccagtaGTTCCACCACTGGCATGCCCGTCTGGCTGATACCCAGCTACAGCATAATCCTGCTGTTCGCCGTGCTGGGCAACCTGCTGGTCATCTCGACGCTGGTGCAGAACCGCCGGATGCGTACCATTACCAACGTGTTCCTGCTCAACCTGGCCATCTCGGACATGCTGCTGGGCGTGCTCTGCATGCCCGTCACCCTGGTGGGCACCCTGCTGCGCAACTTCATCTTCGGCGAGTTCCTCTGCAAGCTCTTCCAGTTCTCCCAAG CCGCCTCCGTGGCCGTTTCGTCCTGGACCTTGGTGGCCATATCCTGCGAACGCTACTACGCCATCTGCCATCCGCTGCGCTCGCGATCCTGGCAGACCATCAGCCACGCCTACAAGATCATCGGCTTCATCTGGCTGGGCGGCATCCTCTGCATGACGCCCATCGCGGTCTTTAGTCAATTGATACCCACCAGTCGACCGG GCTACTGCAAGTGCCGCGAGTTTTGGCCCGACCAGGGATACGAGCTCTTCTACAACATCCTGCTGGACTTCCTGCTGCTCGtcctgccgctgctggtgCTCTGCGTGGCCTACATCCTCATCACGCGCACCCTCTACGTGGGCATGGCCAAGGACAGCGGCCGCATCCTGCTGCAGCAATCGCATCCTGCCGTTTCCGCTGCAACAACCGGCGGCAGCGGCGCTCCCAATCCGggcaccagcagcagtagcaactGCATCCTGGTCctcaccgccaccgccgccgtctaCAATG AAAACAGTAACAACAATAATGGCAATTCAGAGGGATCCGCAGGCGGAGGATCCACGAACATGGCAACGACCAGCTTGACAACGAGATCAGCGGCTCCCACTGTGATCACcaccacgacgacgacgacggtgACGCTGGCCAAGACCTCCTCGCCCAGCATTCGCGTCCACGATGCGGCACTGCGCAG GTCCAACGAGGCCAAGACCCTGGAGAGCAAGAAGCGGGTGGTGAAGATGCTGTTCGTCCTGGTGCTGGAGTTCTTCATCTGCTGGACGCCGCTGTACGTGATCAACACGCTGGTCATGCTGATTGGCCCGGTGGTGTACGAGTACGTGGACTACACGGCCATCAGTttcctccagctgctggccTACTCCTCTAGCTGCTGCAACCCGATCACCTACTGCTTCATGAACGCCAGCTTCCGGCGCGCCTTCGTCGACACCTTCAAGGGTCTGCCCTGGCgacgtggtggtggtggtgctggtgccgCCGGCGTTGGAGGACTCTCCGCCAGCCAGGCGGGCGCTGGGCAGGCGGGGGGCGGCTATGCGAGTGCCAACACCAACATCAGTCTGAATCCCGGCCTAGCCATGGGTATGGGCACCTGGCGGAGTCGCTCGCGCCACGAGTTTCTCAATGCGGTGGTGACCACCAACAGTGGCGCCGCCAACAGTCCTCAGCTCTAA
- the LOC122625112 gene encoding autophagy-related protein 101 yields MNARSQVFDLTMEGRQVDEAVATIFHTVLFHRCLGKYMYTGDAQYSIGTVGYTDVDCNFIDFTYVCCTSDSLTHKVKRAINSFSEKLRSNESCGSGQISLEFFQKKKNRWPFPQESIPWEVWTVHLDLIKHENEDERQLCRENVSDLLTEKVIYITELMNRHDYVPKTPSQSELDLIFDTSFPDVQPYLFKFDYSTSGSAAPSMGNAMKKIIKETLAM; encoded by the coding sequence ATGAACGCGCGTTCGCAGGTCTTTGATCTGACCATGGAGGGTCGTCAGGTGGACGAGGCGGTGGCTACCATCTTTCACACCGTCCTATTCCACCGCTGCCTGGGCAAGTACATGTACACGGGCGACGCCCAGTACTCGATTGGCACGGTCGGCTACACGGACGTCGATTGCAACTTTATCGACTTCACCTACGTGTGCTGCACCTCGGACAGCTTGACGCACAAGGTGAAGCGGGCCATCAACTCGTTCAGCGAGAAACTGCGCTCCAACGAGAGCTGCGGCTCCGGCCAGATCAGCCTGGAGTTCTTCCAGAAAAAGAAGAACCGCTGGCCCTTCCCGCAGGAGTCGATACCGTGGGAGGTGTGGACGGTGCACCTGGATCTGATCAAGCACGAAAACGAGGATGAGAGGCAGCTATGCCGCGAGAATGTCTCCGATCTCCTTACCGAAAAGGTCATATACATCACCGAGCTGATGAATCGGCACGACTACGTGCCCAAGACGCCCAGCCAGAGTGAACTGGACCTGATCTTCGACACATCCTTTCCGGACGTGCAGCCGTATTTGTTTAAGTTTGACTACTCCACCTCGGGCTCGGCTGCTCCCTCCATGGGCAACGCCATGAAGAAGATCATCAAAGAGACGCTCGCAATGTGA
- the LOC122624433 gene encoding uncharacterized protein LOC122624433, whose amino-acid sequence MDIELSLDEIIERKRGHGGHRPSDRKFNPNFSKPRRLLNKPSFKPSGAGGSLSDPPAKRTFDARNKIIQKTRAKIADARDLINQSMRDSGIDARQLLLERKKSRPAGPLPDDDEDESVKPSRHARGTGVHIGQFAQRTISMANHPNHGQTTKWDTDDEVVGLGDHRLAGLRRTFGPRSNQPGKPFAPRGYVDHDNMQDLEDEEITRTLHFGNYTGQQQPPPRYTFGGFDLNRDDDVEMSTAPLKNNIANDPFSIYEVARNRIERPSLPTPLVVGRTDTSEKLFERRHRSTVNTSNLPESLRARLFGGEPDRRVSHGIYANENRGQVAGSSGGGGGGGSAAPSMSHPMTIRRSPPTLPLGTSNSKGGYRLLVSNLHSNVTTADIRELFSDIGPMYDAHVVRPGTAEVIYKSLEHAEMAVDAYHHREFDDQPMHCVLVNPHSSHRSAHNSSSRTVTTNSSGVEVDIDALHSVLFRDR is encoded by the exons ATGGACATCGAACTGAGTCTGGACGAGATTATAGAGCGAAAGCGCGGGCACGGCGGCCATCGTCCCAGCGACAGAAAGTT CAATCCCAACTTCTCTAAGCCGCGCCGGCTGCTGAACAAGCCTTCCTTCAAACCATCGGGCGCCGGAGGATCCCTGTCTGATCCGCCAGCAAAGCGCACCTTCGATGCCAGGAACAAGATCATCCAGAAGACACGTGCCAAGATAGCTGATGCCCGTGACCTGATCAACCAGAGCATGCGAGACTCTGGCATCGATGCCCGCCAGTTGTTGCTGGAGAGGAAGAAGTCCCGTCCGGCGGGCCCATTacctgatgatgatgaagatgagTCGGTGAAACCATCACGTCACGCCCGAGGTACGGGAGTACATATTGGCCAGTTTGCTCAGCGCACCATCAGCATGGCAAACCACCCAAACCATGGCCAAACCACGAAATGGGACACGGACGACGAGGTCGTGGGACTGGGCGACCACAGATTGGCGGGCCTGCGTCGTACCTTTGGCCCCAGATCCAATCAGCCGGGCAAACCCTTTGCTCCACGCGGCTATGTTGATCATGACAATATGCAGGATCTCGAAGATG AGGAGATCACTCGCACACTTCACTTTGGCAATTAcactggccagcagcagccgccgccgcgcTACACCTTTGGTGGCTTTGACCTGAACCGCGACGACGACGTGGAGATGTCAACGGCTCCACTAAAGAACAATATAGCCAACGATCCATTCTCTATTTACGAGGTGGCCCGCAATCGCATTGAGCGACCTTCGTTGCCCACCCCGCTGGTCGTTGGACGCACGGATACCAGCGAGAAGCTCTTCGAGCGCCGCCACCGCAGCACGGTAAACACAAGCAATCTTCCAGAATCGTTGCGGGCTCGTTTGTTTGGCGGTGAGCCGGATCGTCGCGTCTCCCATGGGATCTACGCAAACGAGAACCGTGGACAGGTCGCTGGTagcagtggtggtggtggtggtggtggtagtgcaGCTCCATCGATGTCCCACCCGATGACAATACGCCGTTCACCACCCACATTGCCGCTGGGTACGTCGAACAGCAAGGGTGGATATCGCCTGCTGGTGAGCAATCTGCATTCGAATGTGACAACTGCGGATATTCGCGAGCTCTTTAGCGACATCGGTCCAATGTACGACGCCCATGTGGTGCGTCCCGGCACCGCCGAAGTTATTTACAAGTCACTGGAACACGCCGAGATGGCCGTAGACGCCTATCACCATCGTGAGTTCGATGACCAGCCAATGCACTGTGTGCTGGTCAATCCGCACTCCTCCCACCGCTCGGCACACAACTCCAG CTCTCGCACAGTGACCACGAACTCGTCTGGCGTGGAGGTGGACATCGATGCACTTCACTCGGTACTCTTCCGGGACCGCTAG
- the LOC122625110 gene encoding serine/threonine-protein kinase S6KL isoform X3 gives MGNSQPRNASRSRRTSQWPQGAAELGATATDHHYHQEELQQQQQQQQQQQQQQQQPQQEQDQPSTRRIQFQAQTNLPTQSNPPGEEEQPVQSQQQQLSTWSLGSLSGGRLNWSFSGARNSFRHRNKATRKSLTSLHGSRRGKTQWHRPLTNSIFNSHFKESSKNDLYRIDHLVAKGAFGVVFKVSSKTDNSLCYALKVLKKSKLIEDNSVRQIKDEADIQKVCGHHPFIVKQIDLWQNRHNLHILSEYVPNGELFSKITHFSIDLVRLYIGEIALALDFLHNAGIIYRDAKPENILLTQQFHIKLTDFGLSKWLKLGANTRTMCGTFKYMV, from the exons ATGGGCAACTCGCAACCGCGTAATgcaagcagaagcagaaggacATCCCAGTGGCCACAAGGCGCAGCGGAACTAGGCGCCACAGCCACCGATCACCACTACCAccaggaggagctgcagcagcagcagcaacagcaacaacaacagcagcagcaacaacaacagccgcaacaggagcaggaccaaCCGAGCACCAGAAGAATCCAGTTCCAGGCCCAAACCAATCTCCCAACCCAGTCCAATCCTCCGGGCGAGGAGGAACAGCCTGTACAATCGCAGCAG CAACAGCTTTCCACCTGGAGTCTTGGCAGCCTTAGTGGAGGACGACTCAACTGGAGCTTCTCCGGCGCCCGCAACTCATTTCGTCATCGAAACAAGGCCACGCGAAAGAG CTTGACCTCACTTCATGGCTCTCGTCGTGGCAAGACACAGTGGCACCGACCTCTGACCAACTCAATCTTCAACTCGCACTTTAAGGAGTCCAGCAAGAACGATCTGTACCGTATTGATCATTTGGTGGCCAAGGGAGCCTTCGGCGTGGTCTTCAAGGTGTCCAGCAAGACCGACAACAGTCTGTGCTACGCCCTTAAGGTGCTGAAGAAATCAAAG CTCATCGAAGACAACAGCGTCCGGCAGATTAAGGACGAGGCGGACATTCAGAAGGTGTGCGGCCATCATCCGTTTATCGTGAAGCAAATTGATCTGTGGCAGAATCGCCACAACCTCCATATTC TATCGGAGTACGTACCCAACGGCGAGTTGTTCTCAAAAATAACCCACTTCTCCATTGATTTGGTTCGATTGTACATTGGCGAGATAGCACTTGCCTTGG ATTTTCTCCACAACGCTGGGATTATATATCGCGATGCGAAGCCGGAGAACATCCTGCTAACTCAACAGTTTCACATAAAGCTAACCGACTTCGGCCTTAGCAAGTGGCTCAAACTGGGGGCAAACACGCGCACCATGTGTGGCACTTTCAAATACATGG
- the LOC122624434 gene encoding coactosin-like protein has product MSDGIEVEQLVESKPRRMPLATSLEKDSIREAYEDVRSDLTDTEWAVFKFDGAQIIVHARGQCFEEFRQQFGDSERAFGYIRIQMGDEMSKRKKFIFLTWIGQEVGVIQRAKMSTDKALIKDVLNNFAVELQAGVEAELDIELFREALNRAGGANYGTGIRDN; this is encoded by the exons ATGTCGGACGGCATCGAGGTCGAGCAATTGGTGGAGAGCAAGCCGAGAAGG ATGCCGCTGGCCACGTCGCTGGAGAAGGACTCGATTCGCGAGGCCTACGAGGATGTGCGCTCCGATCTGACGGACACCGAGTGGGCGGTATTCAAGTTCGATGGCGCCCAGATCATTGTCCATGCACGCGGTCAGTGCTTCGAGGAATTCCGACAGCAGTTCGGTGACTCGGAACGCGCCTTTGGCTACATACGCATCCAGATGGGCGATGAGATGTCCAAGCGCAAGAAGTTCATCTTCCTGACGTGGATCGGCCAGGAGGTGGGCGTCATCCAGCGGGCCAAGATGTCCACAGACAAGGCGCTGATCAAGGACGTCCTTAAT AATTTCGCCGTGGAACTGCAGGCGGGCGTGGAGGCCGAACTGGACATTGAGCTCTTCAGGGAGGCTCTGAATCGTGCCGGCGGTGCCAACTACGGAACGGGCATCCGGGATAACTAA